From one Rosa rugosa chromosome 4, drRosRugo1.1, whole genome shotgun sequence genomic stretch:
- the LOC133745406 gene encoding uncharacterized protein LOC133745406: MNFGTSLCQRLNIKHLVTSTPVYSSASDVTGEGLSLMFRRWATKKQAGSSKNGRDSLPKNLGVKKFGGERVIPGNIIVRQRGTRFHPGNYVGLGKDHTLFALKEGTVKFEKHKLSGRKWVHVEPKEGHVLHPIYANAAAAEMVKTV, from the exons ATGAATTTTGGAACATCACTATGCCAAAGATTGAATATAAAGCATCTCGTTACCAGTACTCCTGTTTACAGCAGTGCCTCTG ACGTCACGGGGGAaggattgagtttgatgttcAGGCGCTGGGCTACTAAAAAACAAGCTGGATCCTCAAAGAATGGGCGAGACTCTTTACCTAAGAATCTTGGAGTGAAGAAATTCGGTGGAGAG AGAGTGATACCTGGAAACATCATTGTTCGCCAGAGGGGCACCCGATTCCATCCTGGAAATTATGTTGGGTTAGGGAAAGATCACACTCTTTTCGCTCTGAAAGAAGGCACCGTAAAGTTTGAAAAGCACAAGCTCAGTGGACGTAAGTGGGTGCATGTAGAGCCCAAAGAAGGTCATGTGCTTCACCCTATATATGCGAATGCTGCAGC